The following DNA comes from Mastomys coucha isolate ucsf_1 unplaced genomic scaffold, UCSF_Mcou_1 pScaffold11, whole genome shotgun sequence.
AGTCCTGGTCCATGTTGTTCTCCTCAGCCCCAGCTCCCTGTGAGAGCACAGCCAAGTACCCTCCCTCTCTGGTTTCCACATCCTTAAAGTGCATCATAAGATGTGGGGGAGCCGATCAGCCATGGCATCTCTGGGGTCCCTCCCCTGCTCTGACTTCAAGGACTCTGTGTTGGAGCCAGCTTAGTGGGTGCTGTGGATGGTACCCTTGAGCTCCATGGCTCACTGCCAGTGCTGGCTGCAAGCTGTACAGACTGTTAGGGAGGGGTAGGAACTGGAGGGCCAGGAAGGACCTTGCTGGCTGGGACCTGTATGGAGAAGCTAAGCCCAGATCCAAGGGCTGGGCTTCCAAACAGAATTCCACAGGACTCTGCTGGCTACTGCAGGAGCCTGAGGGAGAATCCTCAGGGCCCACCTTTGGCCTTAGGAATCAAGGAAGGACAAAAGCCATTCTACCTCGATACCTGCGATCCTCAACTCACCCTGGAATGGTCGACATGCTGCTACCTTCTAGAATGTGGACATTATTCACAATAACCAAAGCCCAGAGCCAcagcccccaacccccaaatccATGCttgtctctcttccccctcctgcctctggGATCTGGCCACAGCTGCTGTTCCCTGGGCAGAAGTTCACCAGGTGGGCAGAGACTAAGGAGAGATGATATGCTCAAATGAGATAGGCTTTGAAAGCAAGGCGCCGGGCACTGGGCCTGACAGATAAGTAGGTGCCACCACCAGGAGACCCTGAGCACTTTGGGGTGTGGGGCACGGAAGGGACTTTATCTCTGTCCACCCTGCCTTTAAAACCCATAGTGCCTGTTACAGGGGCTATCGGCATCTGGCCAATCCATACCACAGCTCAGGTGGGAGAGGATCCGGAGAGGGTCTGTCTACCTGACACCAAGGAAGGTAACCTTGAAAGAGGCGACAAGGAGACCATAAAACCCGAGCTGTGCTAGGTATGGTAAACTCACACCTGCTATCCCAGGCAGGACTGCttcaaattccaggccagcctgggctacagagtgagactgtctcaaggtAAAGGTCACCTGTGAAGAGCCATAGGCCTGAGTCCTGCCCTTGGTTACCCtcaggaaggaaagcaagcaagacTTCACACATACAGTTGCAAGTGGAGAAAGTGAATAAGCAGAGCTGCAGGCAAACCCAGAATCTCCAGGCCCTGGTCAGGAGACTGATCCTCATACCATGCTCCTCCATGGTTAGCCTGCATAAACCGTACCTCCAGAGAAGTGTCCCCACCTCAGACACTTCCTGGTGCAGGTCTTCTTTCTATTCAGGTCATGACCTGACAGGGACAGCTCCTAAAGCCCCGAGCTCCCAGCTCTTGGGTTTGCCTGGTGATTACCTGCCTCACCTCTGGTCCTCTACCTGGAACTCTGCCTGATGTGTTTGTTCTGTTCCTGATGGGAGAGAAGGGTACACACAGTTGGAATTGTAGAGGGACTAACCAGGGCCCCCCCTGACAGTCCCGCCCAGTAACTGAAGTCTGAGGAGACCTCAAAGGAAAGACTGAAGCTGCTGTGGTTGGTTTCCCTGGTGGTTACTTGAGGGCGGGGCTGGGGACCATGGGGTAGCCCAGCCTCACTccagatctgatggcctcttcccTGTACCCTACAGGCTCTCCTCCCATCCTGGGTGGGCTTTCCACATCTggaggaaggagctagagatgagcctgggagggagaggctgggTAGGGCAAGGAGAATTAATTGCTGGCCTGGCCTCCAGATGTGACTCATGATCCCTTCTCTTCACGACTCCAAGATGGCAGCTTCAGAAGGAGAACGGCAACATGGACTCCCTGTTGCCCTGGGCACTGATTCCCCAGTGGGAGCTGAATACCCCTGTAACTAACCAGAGGTTTTAGGATAGGAGAGGGGGCTCTGGCAGCCAACCAATAGAGCTTGGTCTCTACACCAATTAAAGAGATAACTACTTGGTAGAATGCTCACTTAGCACCCGTGAGGGtctggttcaatccccaacaagacAGAGTTGTCTCAGGCCtgaaatcccagaacttgagaggccggaacaggaggatcagaggtttaagatcatccttagcacaacaagtttgaggccaggctgtaCTCTAAGACTCTtgtctagccgggcagtggtggtgcacccctttaatcacttgggaagcagaggcaggcagatttctgagttcgaggccagcctggtctacagaatgagttccaggacagccaggctatacagagaaaccctgtctcaaaaaccaaaaccaaaaccaaaaaagactcTTGTTTAAAAAGAGGCTAAGGGGACAACAGGTAAAACACACAGAAGGATTTATTTGATGTGGCCACAGTCTCAGTAACCCCAAGTTGTTTTGAGGTACTGATGTATGTTGGCTTTTGGAGAGGCAGTTGTTGCTGTTTTCgctgttaatttttgtttgtttggtttggtttggttttcgagacagggtttctctgtgtagtcctgactatcctggaacttcagtctgtaaaccaggctgcccttgaactcacagagatctgcctgtgtctacatcctgaatgctgggatcagagCTGAGTACCACCACTACCTGTGtagctgctctttttttttttgagccagggtctcatgtagcagATGGTGGCCTTAATCCtctctgccttagcttcccaagtactggagttacaggcatgagccaccatgtatttcAAGTTTAAATATTGGAAGAATCGGCACAGATAGCAAGAGGTATGCATACCCAAGTAGACTGGCCCTGTAAGATGGCTTAAAGAAGTCGAATTGCTTAAGGGGACATGTGGGTTCTCCTCTGGAGAGGGTCGTTCCTGCTCCCGCAGAGTCACCTCAGGAACACTTGTCCtcgtgtgggggagggggagggttgtCCTGCAAGGCTTTGCTCCGCAGGTTTGAGACAGTGACTTATCTTTGTGCCTTTGGCTTGGAAAGGTGATGGTCAGGTCTGGAAGGCTGAGTCAAGCGGAGTCTGAGccaaaggaaaggagacagatacaagacaaaggcagagagggcAGGCTCACCCTTTCAATAACCTTCTAGGGCACGGAAGGAGTCCAGGCTTTTTGGCAAGAGCAGCTTTGAAGTGCCTGTTTTATCACAAACCCTCTGCTCTGCTCAGTGAACCTCCCTAAGTCTCATGTCACCCCATGACTATCTGCAGCTCCCCAGGACCCTCTGGTAAAAGAACACTGAAACCTTTTGCCCACAGGTCCTTCATGATCCTTAACTCCCAGTTTTGCCCTACACAGTAAGCAGCTCGTTCCCCAGGCACGGGCTTCTCATCTCCAAGCATTTGCCCTGTTGGAATGCTGGGTCCTTCCAAGCCCCTGCTTCATATGCCGGTCTCTGCCGTGCCCAGCTCATAGTCAAATTCTATCCAAACCATGAATTCTGAGAGCAGGGACTGGGAGGGACTCATCTCCGAGCCCTCTGAGGCCAGCACGGGGCttgacacatagtaggtgctcaggGAAAGTGTCTCCTAAATGGATGAGAAGGGACACGTGGGAATGAGACCAAAGGGACAGAGCTGGCACACCCTGGGCTGCCTGGAGACCTGCCTCTCAGGCCCCAGGGGTGTCACAGCCAGGGCACTCAGAACTCTCTGCAGGCCCTGCAGTGGGATGAAGCCCAAGGTATGAGCCAAGGACACCAGCCTCAGGCCTGGCGCCCAGCCCAGGCTTTCTTTAGCCCTAGTGAGCGACACTGAGCTGTAGCCACAGTCCTCTGCTTCCGGGGAAAACCCGGGTGGGGCCTGTGCTTTGTGGTCCTCCTCAGCCCTCTCGCAGAAGCCCACAGCGGGAGTCACAGCGAGAGCTAGCCACACCCTGGCCTGCCAGGCGGCAGCCTCTTAAAGATCCTCGCTCTAATTCTCTGCAGGCGTCTGTCTATACgcacatccccctcccccaccagctgCGCTGGTCCTAGGGGCTTTCTCCCTGCTGGCCCCAGGCCCCTTCCCGCCAACTCTTGAGCTTAACTCATCCTTAAACTATTTTCCACTGGCTCCCCCAATCTCTGCCACAGCACAAATCTTTTTTTAgtgggaagagggatggagaagAATAAGAGGCGGTGCCTGGACCCTGAGGGAGGGACTAGGAGGGGGGGGCTCTCCTCTCTGACTGGTCAACTCTGCTCCAAAATTGACTTTATAATCCATTGACTCCACTTCTGGCGGCCCCCATCCCTGTCCTGACATGCAATTGGCTGAACTCCCGGGGAGGGGCGGGACTCACTGGGTCTGGTCCAGTTAAAAAGGTCGGAGCGGGCCTGGGGCCCGTCTCTCGGGTGGAGTCTTCTGACAGCTGGTGGAGCAGGTCGCAGGAATCTCTTCGCTTCAGTCATGGCCTGTGTGAGTGCGGGACCCTCTGTTCCAAGGTCTAGGGGACTgagcagaaacaaatgaacatAGGAGAGTAGACAATTGGGGAGTTGCTTCTGGTTCCAGCTGTGCAGCTTTGGACAGGTGTTTTCTCTGGTCCTCAGTTGctacatctgtaaaatgggggtgGCTGTCATAGCCCCCCCTGAAACCCTTAAGCCTCTCTGGCTTAAGAATGTCctggatttctctgagttctgGCAGCATACCTATGTCTTGCAAGGTCCAATACCCTGCCGCTTTGCAGTTTTCTGAGAAGTGGGAGTGGGAAGGGTGTGGCCACCCgggaagggggaggcaggggGACATTTTGGCCACAGCCATTCACTGTTCCCTCTCCTCCACTCTAGAGTCTCCTGACCCCTCCCCCCCTGCAGCTGTCCCCAGTCACAGGGCCAGGGCTCAGTTGGTCACCCTCTGCtccagaaaagttaaaaaaaaaaaacctcctgagCCCGAGATTGGCTGCAGGCTGGTCAGTGAAGGCTGGTTGATTCTGGGCGGAGGAAACTGCATGCGTTTGCACACGCAGGCAGGCAAGCCTTCAGGAATAGGGTTCAGATGTCAAAGAAACCCCTTACCCAAATTAACTGCTGGGCACTCACCCAGGCAGGTGCCTAGCAATCCCCAGATAAGTGCTGGGCTCTCTAGCTTGCTAAGTCCACATTGCCACTCTAGGGCTGCCCAGTCCCGCAGAGCCAGACCGCGCCCCTCTCCTCTCCCGCTCCCTCTCCCGTTGGTGTGCCTCTGGGCAGAGAGCCTTGAAGCCAATCCGGGAGGTCCAGGctgctttttctctctcagagAAGCAGGGCCTTGAGCTAGTGGTCGCCTAATCCTGTCTGTCAGCTAAATGAGGATTTAGGAGCTCACACACACTCCATCTCCCCCTCTATCCTAAGTCCAGATCCCCAAGCTGGTTGATAATGGGTGAATCTTCTAGAGTCTGTTCTGTAGGACCTCCACAAGTTTCACATTAACACTCTGCTGGGAATTGGGACTTTCCCCAACTTCAGGGACAATCAAGACTAGAACTTACACCCTATCCTGACCACCCCATTCCACCTCAAGCTTCCCCTGGGGCTGGCTGGTCAAGCTACCCTAGGGTGGGAATGACCTCATCCCCACATCCCAGGTAGCTCAGGCCATGTCCTCCTAACTCCAACCTAAACACAGCTGGGTGCTCTTCTGTACACAGGGTCTGGTCGCCAGCAACCTGAATCTCAAACCTGGGGAATGTCTCAAAGTTCGGGGAGAGGTGTCCCCCGACGCCAAGAGGTGAGATTGGAGAAAGGAATAGAGGTGGCAGGGGGCGGGGTTCGCAGACCTAGGTTGTGATGGGCGTGGCCGGCCAGTACCGCTTCTCCCCAGCCCGCAGAGGGTTAATGGGCAGCTGCAGATGCTGCGTTTTCTGGATGAGTCACTTCCTCGCTGGGTCTAGCTGGGTCTAGTCGACAAGCCGTggtctccccctctctccagcctcctttctCCGGGCTAGagtagtttctctctctctctctctctctctctctctctctctctctctctctctctctctctctctcaaactttttattgcttctttgcGAATTTCTCATTATACTCCCAATCCTACTCACCTCCCTGTTTCTTCATAgccaccctccacccttgcaacctctccctcaaaagaaaagaaaacaagcaaaatctcaacatggaagctgtagtgtgtctcTGCAGTATACACTCCCTTTTCCtcaagtatctttttttttctttttttcttttctttttttttttttttttttttttttctttttttttggtttttcgagacagggtttttctatgtagccctgactgtcctggaactcactctgtagaccaagctggcctcgaactcagagatccacctgcctctgcctcccaagtgccggtattaaaggcgtgcactacctcTGCCCGGCTTCCCCAAATAtcttttacttgcaaatgttcattgcaataagtcCTTGGTCTGGTTTGTGgggctctggcttctgcttctctatccatattggatcctcaccaggactcctctcagataatCTGCTATTACTCTGTCCacagagatcctgcagctttggatatGGAAGCCCTTTCATGCACTCCAAAAGCTCATAGATAGGGTAGGTGTTGGGGTGtgtcaactcaaagccctggatctgggcctgagtgaTAGCTGAGTTCAGCTAActagctctctgcttcccagcaaCCTCACTCAGTGCCAAagccagcaaggggcagggccagctctcctgccctcgTTCCCctggggccagctcacccaccCCTACACCACCACAGTCAGCTTACTGTACTGCCCAGGAGAGGTGCAGGCCCCCCTTTCTccagtgctgcagcaggtgaggggtggggccaacTCTACCAAGTGTCACAGCCAGTGTGCTtcacaaatctttttttattattatttttattttttaatattagattttttctttatttacatttcaaatgttatcccctttcctcatttccactCCCAAAACCCCActactccctcccccctccccttgctcaccaacccacccactcctgattccctgtcctggcattcccctacactgggcatccaGCCttgaagggcctctcctctcgtTGCTGTCCCTTAAActaaagcagcagctgcctcAACAACTACTCTGGCTTGCCCCCATCCCCTTCCGCgggcggggggggggtggtggttgGCGGGAGGGAGCGGGAGAGAGGCGATGAGGGAGTGGTCACCCACGTGCCTACTGCCTGCTTTGGGGGAGCAGGGGCGGGGCCTGCAGGGGctcaatcttttttatttttccagagctTCCCCTCATTCATACCGCCCCACCGCCTGTTTTTTTCAGCAGCCATGTGAGTTTGAACCAGTCATCCATACTCACGAGGcctcgattttttttttcttttcttctcggaagacagggtctccttataTAGTCGTGGCTAGCAAtgttaaccaggctggcctccagggagatccacatgcctccggctccccagagctgggattaaaagtgtgcacctcGATATTCCACACTCCTAAAAGCCTGGGAAATACTAAAGCCAGAGGGAAAGTGGTGGAGTGGAGAGAGCCAGGGGTCGGGTCCATCAAGATGCAGCGGGAAAGTGGTGGAGTGGAGAGAGCCAGGGGTCAGTTCCATCAAGGCGCAGAGGGAAAGTGGTGGAGTGGAGGGAGCCAGGGGTCGGGTCCATCAAGGCTCAGCGGTAAAGTGGTGGAGTGGAGAGAGCCAGGGGTCGGGTCCATCAAGGCGCAGCTGCTGCTCTCGTCTGATGTTAGTTAAGCTCCTGAGCCCGTTTCCCTCTTCTTACCATACCTCCATGGTGAACACCGCTACCAGGCTCCGTGCAACAAACTGTGCTATTATCATTTGCTCTTCTCCACAGTCAGGGAACATCTATGGGGTGTCCTGCTCTGTGCTCGGCACGGGGGACTCAGATACACAAGACAGATAAGACACCATCTGGAGAGTCTCCCCTCTTGACCAAAGGGGTTGACAACTATCGATGTCTGGGTGAGAGCTCCCTTTAGGGCAGCTCCCCACTatacagacaggaaagagactgTGGCTCAGAGAGACTCTTCAGGGTCTAGCTCAATTCACATGGTGAGGCCAGAAGTAGAATCCAGGTTTCTGGCCTTCCTGTTGACTGAGTTTCAACATGGTACGTCAATAGCCAGCTGCTGATGTTGCATTTTCTCAGTGAGCGCGGGTCTAGAGCCATCCAACATGGCTTAAAGCCCCCCTGTTACTCCTTAGCTTTGTGCTGAACCTGGGGAAAGACAGCAACAACCTGTGCTTACACTTCAACCCTCGCTTCAATGCCCATGGAGACGCCAACACCATTGTGTGTAACAGCAAGGAAGATGGGACCTGGGGAACTGAACAAAGGGAGCCTGCCTTCCCCTTCCAGCCTGGGAGTGTCACGGAGGTGGGTAGGGTGGGAGCTGGGCAGGGTCCTGGGTGGGCTGGACAACATAGAGACAGAGGCTGGCCGTTCCTGGCTGTGGGATCACCCTTGAGTGGCATCCCTCTCTGAACATAATGGACCTAGCCTATACAGGGCTGTCCCCAGGGCTCTGAGCTGGTCCAGGGCCCAGCTCACTGCCCTTCTCCATCCATCAGGTGTGCATCACCtttgaccaggctgacctgaccATCAAGCTGCCAGACGGGCATGAGTTCAAGTTCCCCAACCGCCTCAACATGGACGCCATCAACTACATGGCAGCGGATGGTGACTTCAAGATTAAGTGCGTGGCCTTTGAATGAAGCCAGCCAGCCCGATAGCCTTCAATAAAGgcagctgcctctgctccctgtaACCCAGTCCTTTGTGTGAGAGAGTGTTTGTGTCCATGTGAGGGACCCCGCCCAACCTGGTCCATCTTCACTTCCATTCACTCCTCCATGTGTTCTTGCTCCCAGAGACCTCTCTTCTTATGGTCTCCAGCCCAAAGAGAGCCCAGCATATAGAGGCCTTAGTGACCACAGAGTGTGAACCAGTGTCCCACTGCGACAGGGACAGAACAATGGGAAGTAGACAGATGAACAGCAGGACCTCATTTGTCTTCAAAGAGGCCAGAAACCactgggtatggtgacacataCTTGAAATTTAGGAGGCTAAGACAGGCACATCGGCGTGTGTTCGAGAGCAGTCTGGATAGCCTAGGCTATATGGTGAAGGCAGCTTGGGCTAGCTGTGGACTCCTATACCATTAACTACTTGGGAGACCGAGGCAAGAGGACCACTTAGGGCTGGCTGGGGCAACACAGCATGACCTCATATAGGACAGGAATCTTGAACTAGGTAAGGGGCTACAAGCTGTTGTGTGGCCTTGTGCTTGGTAGCTGGTCTCTCTGAGCCTTAGTTTATCGTTTTATGCATGAGGGATAATACTCAGTTAACATGAGGGTTGTCATGGAGTTAAATGTGATTTTGGTGGAGGACTCCAAGTTCTGCTCTGGGTACATCATGGCCAATGGTATTTGGGTAGCTTCTGGTCTTCGTTACACTACTAACTTTTTATGCCTGCAAACGAGAAGGGAGGAAATGGTCTCTGAGTGACAAAATGGCTCCCCAGCAGCTGAGCACAGAGGAAGCAGGCTTACTCTCCTGGAATCAAAGGGCAGCTAGAGGACTAGGCTAGAAACCGCCAACTGTGTGGCACTGGACAGGCCCCTCCCAACCGAAGGGGATCCAGGATGAGGTCATAGCCCTGTAATGTGGTTGGGGATTCTGAGTGGACCCCTTCAGAGACATGGGGTGAGGAGTGGGGCGGGAAGGCTGATGGGAAGGCGTGGAAGCAAGCTTTCCAGAGGGCGGGTGCTCACAGGGCCGGTGGAGATGGACTGGCCGACCACCACGTGCTTACTCCTGATTTCCAGAAGGACGAGTCTTCCGGATCTTAGCTCGGGTTCTGCCGCCCTGGGATGCCTTTCTTAGCTGAGTCCTGTCTCATCCAGCACAATTAACTGTGGCTCAACAAGACCCATGGGTCATTGTTCATCTGCACTAGTGTCCCTGCTTCCCAGGAAACAGCTGCAGGAACTGAGCCAAGGTCCCGGAAGGCTTCGACCATAAACCTTACTAGGTTCTCTCCAATTCTCAAATCTGGCGCATAATAATACCTTGAGGCTGGGAAGCTGGTGCCTCTGAGAGCAGATCTCATTTTCTAGGACAACCAGCACCCTCCTGGTAGGGTCTCCTgcattgccccccccccccgcctcagtttccccatgaaGACTTTTCATGTTGGTGGGTCCAGGAAAGGGGAGTACCCATGGGAGAAGACCAAAGACAATGGAATGCACAAGCCTTGGGCTCCCATGAAACACACCCCATCACCCTGCTTTTCTGAGGCTCCCAAGGGTAGCTGTGGAGGAgacgccctctgctggccccaaAGAAAATGGCCCTCAGactgtcttcctgtcttcacaATCCACCCCCCAGGATTCTCCCCAGAGGAGCAAAGCACTGACCTTGAACAAGGAAGGGATGACCTCACAGAGAGGTTGTAGGGCTCACcacaggggtggggctgggagatggctcagtgggtaagagcacttagtgcccttccagaggagctgactgaagttcccagcacccacatggcagctcacagccatctacgaACGtttgtagctccagtttcagaTGATCAAACGCTTTCTTCCAACCTCAGGCAAAGCacctacatacataaaataaattacaaataagacaataataaaaataagaattgcaCAGGTTGCCAGTTTGATGGTGCACTCTTTTAATCCCTCACTCAGCAGACTgggctctgtgagttcgaggccagcctggtctacatagtgagttctaggacagccagggatatgtagGGAGACTCTgttgcaaaacaaaaaaaaacaaaaaaaaaggcagacTGAGCTGGGctgtgatggtgcacgcctttaatcccagcacttgggaggcagagacaggcagatttctgagttcgaggccagcctggtctacagagtgagttccagttcctggctagggctatacagagaaaccctgtctcgaaaaatcaaaaaaaaaaaaaaaaaaaaaaaaaaaaaa
Coding sequences within:
- the Lgals1 gene encoding galectin-1, with protein sequence MACGLVASNLNLKPGECLKVRGEVSPDAKSFVLNLGKDSNNLCLHFNPRFNAHGDANTIVCNSKEDGTWGTEQREPAFPFQPGSVTEVCITFDQADLTIKLPDGHEFKFPNRLNMDAINYMAADGDFKIKCVAFE